In the Quercus lobata isolate SW786 chromosome 5, ValleyOak3.0 Primary Assembly, whole genome shotgun sequence genome, one interval contains:
- the LOC115988662 gene encoding beta-galactosidase 17-like, producing MARNRSSRNRTTFFFCTFFAIIALCAFVPVFAPLPSLSSHSLHDHSLSRHKKVTTQKFEIANDMFWKDGQPFQIIGGDLHYFRVLPEYWEDRLLKAKALGLNTIQTYVPWNLHEPKPGKLVFEGIADIVSFLKLCHKLGFLVMLRPGPYICAEWDLGGFPAWLLAIEPTVRLRSSDPAFLHLVEGWWAILLQKVAPLLYENGGPVIMVQIENEYGSYGNDKAYLHQLVTFARSHLGDDIILYTTDGGTRETLERGTISGDAVFSAVDFTTGDEPWPIFQLQKKFNAPGKSPPLSAEFYTGWLTHWGEKLAETDADFTAAALEKILSRNGSAVLYMAHGGTNFGFYNGANTGGIESDYKPDLTSYDYDAPIRETGDVNNAKFKAIRSVIKKYSTKSLPSVPPNKEKAGYGPIDLQKKEFLFDILNRINSIGIVKSENPISMESVGQMFGFLLYVSEYAAKADGSVLSIPKVHDRAQVFISCSSEDNGGRPIFVGTMERWSNQTLGLPKIKCISNISLYVLVENMGRVNYGSYIFDRKGILSSVYLDGRILQGWKMLSFPFNNLNEVPKTNPVIAYSESTEKSARRKAKENVSKEPSFYAGHFSIDKENDIKDTFISFNGWGKGIAFVNEFNIGRYWPMRGPQCSLYVPAPILKQGENVVVVLELESPSPKLVIHSVDQPDFTCQLISQTSNEDQVN from the exons ATGGCGAGGAATCGAAGCTCAAGAAACAGAACCACTTTCTTCTTCTGCACCTTCTTCGCTATCATTGCCTTGTGTGCCTTCGTCCCTGTCTTTGCTCCTCTACCTTCTCTTTCCTCTCACTCACTCCATGACCATTCTCTCTCTCGACACAAGAAa GTTACTACTCAAAAATTCGAGATTGCCAATGACATGTTTTGGAAAGATGGACAACCATTCCAAATTATTGGTGGCGACTTGCATTATTTCCGAGTTCTTCCAGAG TATTGGGAAGATAGACTGTTGAAAGCAAAGGCTTTGGGCTTGAATACTATCCAAACTTATGTTCCTTGGAATTTGCATGAACCAAAACCTGGAAAGCTAGTTTTTGAGGGGATTGCAGATATAGTATCTTTTCTCAAACTCTGCCACAAACTTGGTTTCCTTGTTATGCTTCGGCCTGGCCCTTATATATGTGCAG AGTGGGATTTGGGGGGTTTCCCTGCCTGGTTACTTGCCATAGAGCCAACTGTCAGACTAAGATCATCAGATCCTGCTTTCCTCCACTTa GTTGAAGGATGGTGGGCAATCCTGCTTCAGAAAGTAGCTCCTCTTCTTTACGAAAATGGAGGCCCTGTTATAATGGTTCAA ATTGAAAATGAATATGGTTCATATGGAAATGACAAAGCTTATCTTCATCAACTTGTCACCTTCGCTCGTAGTCACCTTGGGGATGATATAATTTT GTATACTACAGATGGAGGTACTAGGGAAACTCTTGAGAGAGGAACAATATCTGGAGATGCAGTATTTTCAG CTGTTGACTTTACTACTGGTGATGAGCCTTGGCCAATATTTCAGTTACAAAAGAAGTTCAACGCCCCTGGAAAGTCACCACCACTTTCAGC GGAGTTTTACACAGGCTGGCTTACACATTGGGGAGAGAAGCTTGCAGAGACTGATGCTGATTTTACAGCAGCTGCCCTGGAAAAGATTTTGTCTCGAAATGGTTCTGCTGTGCTTTAT ATGGCACATGGTGGTACAAACTTTGGATTCTATAATGGAGCGAATACTGGTGGAATTGAGTCTGATTACAAGCCTGACCTCACTTCTTATGATTAT GATGCACCAATCAGGGAAACTGGTGATGTGAACAATGCAAAATTCAAGG CAATTCGGAGTGTTATAAAGAAATACAGCACAAAATCTCTTCCTTCAGTTCCGCCAAATAAGGAAAAGGCAGGATATGGACCTATTGACTTacagaaaaaagaatttttgtttGATATACTTAATAGGATAAACTCCATTGGTATTGTTAAATCTGAAAACCCAATTTCAATGGAGTCTGTGGGCCAG ATGTTTGGGTTTTTATTATATGTATCTGAATATGCTGCAAAGGCCGATGGAAGCGTTCTATCAATACCAAAG GTTCATGACAGAGCTCAAGTTTTTATATCATGCTCTTCTGAAGATAATGGTGGCAGACCAATATTTGTTGGTACAATGGAAAGATGGTCAAATCAAACGCTTGGCCTTCCTAAAATTAAATGCATCTCCAACATCAGCTTATATGTTTTG GTTGAAAATATGGGTCGTGTAAATTACGGGTCATACATATTTGACAGGAAG ggTATTTTGTCTTCTGTTTATCTGGACGGGAGAATTCTGCAAGGATGGAAAATGCTCTCATTTCCTTTTAACAATCTGAATGAGGTCCCAAAAACCAATCCTGTCATTGCATATTCTGAATCCACAGAAAAATCAGCCCGCAGAAAAGCCAAAG AGAATGTTTCAAAAGAACCATCATTCTATGCCGGCCATTTCTCTATTGACaaagaaaatgatattaaaGACACATTCATATCATTCAATGGTTGGGGTAAAGGCATTGCATTTGTCAATGAATTTAATATAGGAAGATATTGGCCG ATGAGGGGACCACAATGCAGCCTTTATGTCCCTGCTCCAATTCTTAAGCAAGGGGAAAATGTTGTG GTTGTACTTGAGTTAGAATCTCCAAGCCCTAAACTTGTGATACACTCAGTTGATCAGCCAGACTTCACATGTCAGTTGATCAGCCAGACTTCAAATGAAGATCAAGTAAATTGA